CAGCGACTTGAGCGTGTCGGCCACGGCGTCGATCACCGAACCGGTGGAAGTGGCCGAATACTGCGGGTACAGCGGCAGCACCAGCAGCCGGCGCACACCGGCGCGCTGCAACTGCTCGACCTGCTGCCGCACCGAGGGCTGGCCGTAGCGCATGGCCAGTGCCAGCCGGAATGTGCCCGGTTCTCGCCGGTCCAGTTCGACCTGCAGGGCATGGGTCAGCGCCTGGCTGTAGACGCGCAACGGCGACCCCTGGTCGGTCCAGATGCGCGCGTAGGCGTGCGCGGAGCGACGCGGACGCACGCGCAGGATCACGCCGTGCAGGATCAGCCACCAAAGCCAGCGCGGGTAGTCGATGACGCGGGCATCGCCGAGGAATTCGGCCAGGTAGGGACGCACCGCGCTGGCGGTGGGCGCGTCCGGGGTGCCCAGGTTCACCAGCAGCACACCAGTCTGAACGGGGTGCCCATCGGTGGTCTGGTCGGGGTCGATATCGGTGCGGGGACGTGGCATCGTGGCGGCGTCGGCGTGGGTAGCCGGTCCAGTCTGCCACACTGGTTCATCCCCGCCATGCGGCGCCTGCCGCCGCATCCCCGGTTTTCCCCGCATCGTCAGGAGTTTTTCCATGTTCAAGCTCACGCTGCGTCGTCTGCTGCCTGTCGCCCTGGTTCTGCTGTTGCCTGCGATGGCCGCCCACGCCGAAGATCCGCCGCTGGTCCGTGCGCAGAACGCGGTGCGTGTGCTCAGCGAGATCGAGCAGGCACCGGACAAGGCCATTCCCACCGACCTGCTGAAGAATGCGCATGCGATCGCGGTGATCCCGGACCTGGTCAAGGCTGGTTTCATCTTCGGCGGTCGTCGCGGCGAGGGTCTCATTTCGGTGAAGCGGCCGGACGGCAGCTGGTCTGATCCCAGCTTCATCACCATGACCGGCGCCAGCGTGGGCTTCCAGATCGGCGTGTCGTCCACCGACGTGGTCCTGGTCTTCCGTACCCAGCGCGGGGTGGACTCCATCGTCAACGGCAAATTCACCCTCGGCGCGGATGCGGCGGCAGCGGCCGGGCCGGTCGGGCGCAACGCCAGTGCGTCCACCGATGGCCACATGCATGCGGAGATCTATTCCTACTCGCGCTCGCGCGGCCTGTTCGCCGGTGTGGCGCTGGATGGCGGCGTGATGCGCATCGATTACGACGCCAACGCACAGGTCTACGGCGCCGGCATCACCCCGCGGCGCATCTTCGAAGGCGGCGTGACCAACGTGCCTGCCCCGGTCGTCAGCTTTCGCGATACGCTTGAGGAGTACACTTCCAAGTAAGCGCATGTGCGACTATCGGCATTTCCGGGATGGAGTCGTTTCCACCTCGGATCGCCTCGAGGATCATCATGGGTTTTGACAGCATCTGGCATTGGCTTTTCCTGTTGTTGATCGTGCTGCTGCTTTTCGGCACGAAGAAACTGCGCAACATCGGGCCGGACCTCGGCAACGCCGTCCGTGGCTTCAAGAAGGCCATGAATGGCGACGACGAAGCCGACGGCAAGTCGAAGGAGTCGGCCGAGAAGCTGAAGGCCGATCCGCCGGCCGCGGCGCAGTCCGCCACGCAGGAGCAGCACGACTCCACCGAGTCGAAGTAAGGCTGCGGCGGAGCAGGCGATGATCGAGATCAGCTTCGGCAAGCTGGTCCTGCTGGCGCTGATCGCATTGATCGTGCTCGGACCCGAGAAGTTGCCCGGCGCGGCACGCACCGCCGGCGCACTACTGCGCCGCATGCGCAATGGCTGGGAAAGCGTGCGCGCCGAGGTGGAACGCGAGCTCGAAGTCGAAGAGATCCGTCGCGCCGCACGCGAGGCGGCCAAGCAGGCCGAGGCCGTGCAGGAACAGGCCGGCGCGGTGCAGCAGCAGGTGATGGAGGGCACGCGGCAGGTACGCGAGCCGGTCGAGACAGCCGTTGCCATGATGAAGTCGGCGGACCCGGTCGTGGCGAAGGACGAATCGCCGGCCGACCCGGTGGACCCGCACCAGGCCACGTTGCCGTCGGGCGAGCCGGCCAGCGGCAGGACGGAGCCGGCACATGACTGAACCCGAATCCGGCTTTGCCGACGAGCTCCAGCAGGGCCTGTTCTCACATCTGCTGGAACTTCGCTCGCGCCTGCTCAAGGCGGCAGCCACGGTCATCCTGGTGCTGCTGGCTCTGGTGCCGTTCGCCAACCGGCTCTATGCGGCGCTGGCCGAGCCGCTGGTGAAGCGCCTGCCGCACGGCGCCCATCTCATCGCGACCCAGGTCACCAGTCCCTTCCTTACGCCACTGAAGCTGGCGTTCTATGCCGCGCTGTTCATCAGCATGCCGGTGATCCTGTACCAGCTCTGGGCCTTCGTCAGCCCTGGCCTGTACAAGCACGAGAAGCGTCTGGCGAGGCCGCTGCTGGTCGCGGCGCTGGCGCTGTTCTATCTGGGTTGCGCGTTCGCGTATTTCCTGGTGCTGCCGGCCGCGTTCCGTTTCCTCACGGCGGTGACGCCGCAGGGTGTGGAAATGATGACCGACATCACGCATTACCTCGACTTCGTGATGCTGATGTTCTTCGCCTTCGGCCTGTGCTTCGAGGTGCCGGTGGCGGTGGTGATCCTGGCCGCGGTGGGCGTGGTGGATCTGCCCAAGCTGCGTGGCGCGCGCCGTTACGCCATCGTCGGTGCCTTCGCGGTGGCCGCGCTGGTCACGCCGCCGGACATCACCTCGATGGTGATGCTGGCGATTCCGATGTGCCTGCTCTACGAGCTGGGCCTGCTGGCGGTGCGCTGGCTGGTGCCGGCCAGGGTGCAGCCGGAGTCGGAGGAAGCCGCCGGTTGACCGGTGCCCGCGGCAGCGCCCTGGCGCCGCGGGCCCGTCGCATGGTTTATTTCGCAGCCGGAGCCGTCGTGCCGGCGTGGTTCAGCGCCAGGCCCTTGAGGATGTTCAGCGCCTGCGACAGCTCGTAGTCCTTGACCGCCAGCTTGGCGCTCTGCGAGCTGCCGTCGTTGTCGATGTTGCTGCCGGCCTTCGGATTCTGGTTGGCCAGATGGTGCGGCAGGTCGGCTTCCGAGTTGATCAGTGCGGCCGGGGCGTCGCCCTGCCGGACGGTCAGGTCATCGCCAAGCGGAATATCGGGCTTGATGCCCTCGGCCTGGATCGAGGTGCCGTCCGGCGTGTAGTAACGGGCGGTAGTGATCTTCACGGCATGGTCGCCGTCCAGCGGCAGCACGGTCTGCACCACGCCCTTACCGAAGGTGCGCTGGCCGACGATCAGCGCGCGATGGTTGTCCTTCAGCGCGCCGGACACGATCTCGGCGGCGGAAGCGGTGCCGTTGTTGACCAGGTCGATCATCGGCGCGCCGTCGAGCAGGTCACCGGGATGCGCGGTGAACTTGAGGTTGGCGTCGCGCAGGCGGCCACGGGTGGTGACGATGGTGCCCGAATTGAGAAAGTCGTCGCTGACCGCCACCGCCGCGGTGACCAGGCCACCGGGGTTGTTGCGCAGGTCCAGAATGGCACCCTTCTGCGGACCGTGCTTGGCGATCAGGGCGCCGAGTTTCTTTTCCAGGTCGGGTGCGGTGTCTTCCTGGAACTGGCTGATGCGGATATAGGCGTAGCCGGGTTCCAGCTCGCGTACCTTGACGCTGCTGACGGTGATCAGCTGCCGGGTCAGCGTCATGTCGATCGGCTTGTTGCTCCTGCGGTGCACGATGGTGAGCGTGATCTTGCTGCCCGGCTTGCCGCGCAGGTCCTGGAACAGCCGGTCGATGTTGTCTGAGTCGACCAGCGTGCCGTTGACCTTCAGGATGATGTCGCCGGGCTTGATCCCCGCGCGCGCCGCGGGAGTGTCGTCGATCGGGCTGATGATGCGCAGTACGCCGTCGTCTTCCAGCACCTCGATGCCCAGCCCGCTGTACTGGCCGCTGGTGTCCTCGTCCAGCTGCTGCAGGCCCTGCTTGTCGAGGTAGGCGCTGTGCGGGTCGAGGTTGCTGAGCATACCCTTGATCGCGTCGTTCATCAGGGTCTTGTTGCTGACCGGTTCCACGTAGGCCTGGCGCACGATCTCGAAGACGCGGGCGAACCGCCGCACGTCGGCGATCTCGGCCTGGTCAGCGGCCGCCTGGGTACTGCTGGCGGCAGCCGGTGTGGCCGTCGTGCCTTGCGTGGCCGGCGTTGTCTGCGCATGCCCCAGCGGAGCCACCAGTGCCAGGGCGATCAGGGTCGGAAGGGAAAACCGCATGGAACGACTCCGCGAACGAGGGGGACCGCCGTGAAACAAGGGGACGGAACGGCGTTGAGACCGTCAGATGACGGCGAAATTCAATGCGTCTAGCCTGCGATGGCGGGCCGGCTGCGTCAACGCTGCCGGCGCAGCCACGCGCGCGGGTCCACCGGCTTGCGGTTGTGGCGCAGTTCGAAATACACCCCGGTACTGGAACTGGTGCTGGGCAGGGCGGTGCCCAGCACGGTGCCGGCGCGTACCGTATCGCCCACGTTGTGCAGCAGGGTCTCGTTGTTGCCGTACATGCTCATCCAGCCATTGCCGTGGTTGACGATGATCAGCAGGCCGTAGCCGCGCAGGTAGTGTGCGTAGATGACGCGGCCGGCCGCGACCGCATGGACCGGGCTGCCGGCGGGCGCGGCGATCAGCACGCCATTGCCGTAGTTGTGCACCGGACCGGCTGCCGGCCAGGGCAGGCCACCGCGGATATTGGCGATGTGCGCACCGGGCTGGCCCGGCTTCAAGGTCCGCGCGGCGTTGCGGGCGGCTTCGTCGATCGCCTGCTGCAGTTTGTCGAGCAGGTGGTTGAGCGACTGCTCGTTCTGCTTCATCGCCGCCAGCCGCTGCGCCTGGTTCTTGTATTGCGCGTCGACCTGCCGGGCCAGCTTCTGCTGGGCGGCGCGTTGCTGGCGCAGCGTCTGGGCTTGCTGCTGGCGGCTGGCGAGCTCGGCCTGCAGGGCCTGCTGCTGGGTGGCGATCGAGGCCTGCAGGTCCTGCAGCTTGGCCAGGTCGCCCATCAGCTGCTGCACCTTGGCCGCGCGGTCCTGCTGGAAGTATCGGGAGTAGGCCAGCGCCCGGCTGACCCGCGCAACGTCCTCGCCGCCCAGCAGCAGGCGCAGGTCCGAGCCGCGACCGAGCGCGTAGGTGGCACGCAGCAGCGCGGCGATGGCGGCGCGCTGGTCGTGCAGCTTCTGCTGCAACTGCTGCTGCTGTTGTTGCAGCTGGGCCAGCTGCTGCTGGGTGGCGGCGATCTTGGCATCGGTCTGGCGCACGGCGCGGGCCGCGGCGGCCAGGGCATTGGCCTGCCTGGCCAGCACCGCATTGACGCTGTCCCGACGCGCGGCGGTCTGTGCCTGCTGGTGTGCCAGCGCTTTCATCTGGTCGCGTACTTCGGCCAGCTTCTTCTGGGTCTGGGCCTGTTCGCTGCGGGTCGAGTCGGCTTGCCGTGCCGGCGACGGCGCGGCAGGCAGGGCACAGGCGAGCAGGGTGGCGAGGACCAGTCCGGTCGGGCGGATCGATGCAAGTGTCGGCATCCCCGGATTATGTCCGAGCAGGCACTTCGCTGCGAGACGCCGGGGATGATGCCGGTCGCAGGATGCGGAAGCTGGCCGTGGCGGGCGATGTCGTCGAGAATGCAGGCATGACCATTCATGCCTTTCCGAACCGCGCATGCTGAATCGCCTGTGGCTCGGCTTTTTCCTTGCCGCCGCCGCCGCCGCGCTCTCGCGCTGGTTGTTCGGTGGCGACGAGGGTGTCTTCGCCGCCATTGTCGCGGCGCTGTTCAACATGGCCGACCTGTCGGTCAAGGTGATGGTGCTGCTGTTCGGCACGCTCACCCTGTGGCTGGGGTTCCTGCGCATCGCCGAGCAGGCCGGGCTGGTCAGCGGCATGGCGCGCCTGCTGGGGCCGTTGTTCGCCCGGCTGATGCCGGAAGTGCCGCGCGGGCATCCCGCGGTGGGCCTGATCACGCTGAATTTCGCCGCGAACGCGCTGGGCATGGAAAACGCGGCCACGCCGATCGGCCTGCGTGCGATGCGCGAGCTGCAGACGCTGAACCCCTCCGACACCACCGCCAGCAATGCCCAGATCCTGTTCCTGGTGCTGAATGCCTCGTCGCTGACCCTGCTGCCGATGACGATTTTCATGTACCGCGCGCAGGCTGGCGCGCACGATCCCACGCTGGTGTTTCTGCCGATTCTGCTGGCGACCAGCGCATCGACGCTGGTCGGTTTCCTGAGCGTGGCCTGGATGCAGCGCCTGAAGCTATGGGACCCGGTGGTGCTGGCCTGGCTGGGCAGTGGGGTGCTGCTGCTGGGCGGGTTCATCGCGCTGCTGGCGTCGTTGAGTGCGGCCGCGCTGGCTTCGTTGTCGGGACTGCTGGGCAATGCACTGCTGTTCGGCGTGATCGTGCTGTTCGTGGGCGTGGGCGCGTACCGGAAAGTGCCGTTGTTCGAGAGCTTCGTGGAAGGCGCGCGGCAAGGTTTCGAAGTGGCGAAGGACCTGTTGCCGTACCTGGTCGCCATGCTGTGCGCCGTCGGCGTGCTGCGCGCGTCCGGTGCGCTGGGCTTCGCGCTGGACGGCATCCGCTGGCTGGTGGCGCATGCGGGCCTGGACACGCGCTTTGTCGATGCCCTGCCCACCGCGCTGGTCAAGCCGTTTTCCGGCAGTGCGGCACGTGCCATGCTGATCGAGACGATGCACCACTCCGGCGTCGACAGCTTTCCGGCGCTGCTCGCGGCCACCGTCCAGGGCAGTACCGAGACCACCTTCTATGTGGTGGCGGTGTATTACGGTGCGGTGGGCATCCGCCGCGTGCGGCACACGGTGGGGTGTGCGCTGCTGGCCGATCTGGCCGGGGTGCTGGCTTCGATCGGCGTGTGCTACTGGTTCTTCGGCTGAATCATCTGGGAGACGAACACGATGCGTATGGGCCTGGCTGCCAACCAGCTTCACCACAGCCACGAGGAAGGTGCTCTGTTCCGCTGGCTGCGTGCCTGCGAAGGGGGCATCCGCGAGCTGCAGCTGGGGCTGCATGCAGTGGGGCGCACCTACGATGCGATCCAGCGCGTCGGCATGCTGTCCGGCTATGCGCCGCTGCGCCGTTATCCCTATGGTCGCGAGGGCGGACTGATGAAGCTGGTGGCCGAGGTAGTCGGGCTGGACGACGACGCTCGTACGCTGGACGGTGCGATCTACCTGATCGATCCGGTGGACCCCTCCTCGATCTTTCCCGAGGCGGTGGCGCTCAAGCGGCAGTGCGTGATCCACGGCAAGCCGTTCGTTTCCACCGTGGCCTCGGCCCGCGACTGGGTGGAGATGGAGCGCATCCACGCCGGGTTTGCGCCGGACCCGGGCGCCGACAACCTGCATACGCTGGAGGAGCAGACCCTGGCGCTGATTTCCCACGATGCGCTGAAGCCGCAGATGCTGGCCTATGCGGGCGAGCACTTCGACCTGCTCTCGCGCTTTGCCCGGCGGGTTGCCACCGGCACCACCGGGCAGCGTCTCAACGAACTGGCCTGGAGTCGCGGCTGGCCGCAGGACAAGCCCTGGGTGCACCGTTACCAGAGCGGGCCGATGGGCGGCGACGCGCAGATTGCCGACCTGGTGCTGGAGCGGCGTTGCCAGCGTGCGATCTTCTTCGAGGACCCGCACGTGGCGCGCCAGCACGAGGCGGACATCCAGTTGCTGGAACGCGCGGTGACCACGCGCACCGACACGACTGCCTGCATCACTTCACCACGGGTCGCCGCGCGCTGGGCCGAAGCGGCATCTGTGAGAAGCGGGAAGTGAGGCAATGAGGAGTGAGGAGCGAGAGAAAATCGGGGGTAGGGCGATGTTTTTCAGTCAGTGCGCGCCGGTGGGCGGGAATGTCGTGGCTTGTGATGTCCCGACTCGGTGCGCACCTCAGCAGCATGGTCTGACTTCATGTGTCTGATCGCTTTCGCCTGGAATGCCCATCCGCGCTGGCGCCTCCTGCTGGCGGGCAACCGCGACGAGTCCCATGCGCGGCCCAGCGCGGCGCTGGCGCGCTGGAATGACCTGCCGATTGTGGGCGGCCGCGATCTGGAGGCCGGCGGAACCTGGCTGGGCGTGGGGTCTGCCGGGCGCTGCGCGGTGGTTACCAATGTGCGCGATCCACGCGATCCGCAGGTCGGCGCGTCGCGTGGACTACTGGCAACGGACTATCTCGCGGGAACCGCAGCTGCCGATACGCATGCTGCCGAGCTGTCGAACCGTGCCGCCGATTATCGACCGTTCAACCTGCTGATCTTCGATGCGCACGATGCGTTCTATCTGGGCAACCGGCCCGGGCCCGAGGCATTGCCGGTCGGCGTGGGCGTGCATGGTCTTTCCAACGCCGACTTCAATACGCCGTGGCCGAAGACCAGTGCGTTGATGCGACGGCTGCAGGCCTGGATCGATGCCGGTGGCGAGACCGATTTCGCACCGCTGTTCGATGCGCTGGCCGACGAGCAGCAGGCCGCGGATGATGTGCTTCCCGACACCGGCGTAGGGCTGGAGCGCGAACGCTGGCTGTCGTCGGCCTTCATTCGCGGCGACAGCTACGGCACGCGCGCGTCGACGGTGGTGGCGATCGGCCACGATGGCCGTGGCCGCATCGTCGAGCGCCGCTTCGGGCCGGACGGCCGTTTCGAGGGCCAGACCGGGATCGAATTCGCTTCGATGCCGGACCGGCTGGATACCTGAGTCTGGTCGCTGGCCGTGCGTGGTCCGGATCAATCGTCCGGGAATTCCCCGTCCACGTAGAACCAGCGTCCGCTCTCGCGCACGAAGCGGCTGACCTCATGCATGCGTTGGGCCTTGCCGCCGCCGTAGCGCAGGCGTGCGACGAATTCCACGATGGCTTCGTCGCCATGTTCTTCGTGACGTTTCACATCGAGTCCCAGCCAGTGGGGTTCGGGTTCTTGCCGGGCCAGGTCCAGTTGCGCGGGGCGGGTATCCGCATGCCAGGTGGACAGCAGGTAGTCCTCGCGCTTGAGCACATAGGCGCTGTAGCGCGAACGCATCAGCGCCGCGGCGTTGGCTGCGATACCGCCTTCGTGCAGGGGGCCGCAGCATGCGGCATAACCGGCCGGCTGGCCGCAGGTACAGGGTTCGGGAGATGGCTCGCTACGCACGCCGGGTTCCGCAGGTAAAGGAGGACACCATCGTCGCCGACGGATGCCCGAATGCAAGCACCCCGTTTCAGCCGGCGCGGAAGGGCGAAACGACCAGCGGGGCCAGATCGAAGCCCATGTGCCTGACCCGGCCCTTCAGCGTGTCGAAAAGCTCGCGTTGCATGCGCGGCTCGCGCGACAGCAGGCACAGACTCCGCTTCTCCGGATCGGCCAGCATGGCCCAGCCGGCCTTGACGTCCAGCGCGATGACCCAGCAGTCGCTCCACACCGACGGCAGCCAGGCCAGCCAGTCCGGGGCCGAGCGCAGCCGGAACTGGGCGGGCTCGTTGCCCGGCTTCGGGCGGTTCATGATGCAGCGTCGAACCCGGACCTTGCCCGTGGTGTTTTCGATCGGGCGACGGACCAGGGTCAGCGTCTGATCGCCGCCACGCTCGAACTGCAGGATGGCGACGCCATCATGGGTCAGGCCGAACGAACCCGGCAGCTGCGCGATTTCATGCCAGGTACCGGCAAGCTGCTCGAGGCTGAGCCGGGCGATCGCCTCTATCGGCTGCGAGGCGGTGGGCGCTGCGACCGTCTCGGTGGTCGGCCTGGTGGGTTCCCATCGTTCGTTGCGTGGTCGCATGGTGCATCCCGGCTGCAATGGTCGTCATGACACTCCCTGTGGCATGAAGCTGCCGTCAAGCCGCGGGAAGGATCAGGCGGGGCGGCCGCGAAGCACGCGTGCAGGCAGCATCAGCACGGCACCGAGGAAGGCGAACACGGCGCCCACCGTGATGCCCACCAGCCGCAGCGGAAGGCATACCAGCCACACGATCGGATACAGCACCAGCGCCAGCAGGGCCAGCGGCCAGCAGAACAGCAGCAGGAGCATCCAGAGCAGGAAGGCAACCATGGCACGACCTCGCGGAGTGAATGCGCGAACTGTAGCGCAAGCCGCAGCCGCCCGCAGGTGGCATCAGTCATTCCTGTCGGGATATCCGGCCTGTCAGGATATCGGGTTCACGCCGATCAGCAGCTCATGCAGCCAGAACGCGAACAGCGCCCACAGCACGGCGCCGATGACGCACGCGATGATGTCGCCACGGATCGTGCCTTCGGCATACACGATGCCCTCGCGGCGATCGCGCCGGCGCGCCACGGCGTACAGCACCACGCTCCAGAGCAGAAAAGCGCCGAACAGCACCACGTCGCGCAGCATGCCGATGGCCAGCAGGTGACCGAAGGCCCACGTCTTCACGGCCAGGGTCTGCGGGTGATGCAGTTTCTCCTTGAAATGGTTGCGCGGTACCCGTGCCGCGGCCAGCAGTACGAAGGCGACCAGGGTGAACAGTGCATTGAGGTGGCGCAGCCAGGCCGGCGGCGCATACAGCAGCACCGGATGCTGGCGGGCCAGCCCGAAACCCCAGCAGATCAATACGAACCCGGCGATCGCCAGCACCGAGTAAACCGCCTTCCAGCGCAGCGGGCCCAGCCGTGCGATCTGCCGTGTGCGCCAGCCGTCGGCGAAGATGCGTACAGAGTGCAGGCCAAGAAAGATCAGCAGGCCCAGGATCAGCATCCACATGACGGACTCCGGTGACGGCGACTGCACCGAGTATAGGCAGGTCGGGTGGTGATTGCGGAAATCCCGGGCGCCAATGCACGTCGCCCCGCGCGAGGCGGGGCGACGTGGACGTTGCGGTCAAGACATCGTCACGGCCGGTCTTCCGACGCCACCGGCAGATCGGCATGCGCCTTGGCCAGTGCTGGCACCTGGATGGCTTGCAGGCCCGCCTTGCGCAGCGAGGCATCGAGCTGGACGAGCTCGCCGTCGCGCAGCGAGTTCCACATGGCGACGGCTCGCTTCAGGTTGGCCTGGCACTCGGCGTACGTCGCATGCTGTCCGGCGGTCGGAGCGCGGTCGGCGCCTTCCACGTCGGTGGCGATGCCGGTCAGGGCGTCGTTCAACGCGGCCAGGTTGATGGTGCGGTCACCGCTGCCGCTGATCAGCGGTTTGGTCTTCGCCAGCAGCGCGGCCACCGCGTCGTGCAGCGCCTTGTGCGACGAGCTGTCGCCCAGGCTGGCCTGACGCGCCAGCAGCTGCTTGCGCACGACCTGGATCTGCCCGTCGTTCTGCCAGATCGTCTGCAGCGTGCCGCCGATCTGGCGCGAGAAGTCGAGGGCTTCGGTCAGCGCGGCCGTGTCCAGCTTCTGGCGCGGATCGGGCACCACCTGCAACGGCGCGCGGTACTGCTTGCCGTCGACCGTGAGCACTACCTGGTAGGTGCCGGGCAGCACCAGCGAGCCCTCGGGGGTCAGCGGCGTGTCGCTGTCCCAGGTGGCGGCGATGCTGTAGCCATACCGCAGTGCCTGCGGGCGCGGATAATGCAGATCCCACACGAAGCGGTGCGCGCCGGCGCTGGTGCCCAGCGTCTGCGGCCTGCCCAGCCAGCCCTTCAGGAAGTAGCGGTTGGCGGGACGCTCAGCGGGCTTGTCGGCACTGGAGAAGCGACGTACCAGCGCGCCCTTGCTGTCGTAGATCGCCAGGGTCACCGGTCCCTTCGCGGCGTGGCCGAGCTGGTAGTCGATGATTGCGCCGGCCGGCGGGTTCTTGCCCAGCGGGGTGTCCGGCGGCAGTGGCGTGTCGCGGTTCTCGTTGGCGCGCACGCGCACGGCGGGCGCGGGGGTGTACAGGTGCGCCGGTTCGCGGGCGATCGCCGCGGTGGCCTGGCGCAGTGGGGTCACATCGTCGAGGATCCAGATCGCACGGCCCTGGGTGCCGGCGATCAGGTCGTCACCGTGCACCAGCAGGTCGCGCACCCAGGCGGTGGGCAGGTTGCGCTGCAGCGACTGCCAGCGGCCGCCGTCGTCGAACGAGACGAATACGCCGTGATTGGTGCCGGCGTACAGCAGCCCGGCCCGCTTCGGATCGGCGCGCACCACGCTCACGAAGTCGTGCGGCGGCAGGTTCGAGGTGATGTTGGTCCAGTGCACGCCATAGTCGGTGGTGCGATAGACCAGCGGCCTGTAGTCGTCCTGCCGATGGTTGTCGACCGCCGCGTAGGCGGTGCCGGGGTGCAGCGCGGAGACGTCGATCGAGTCGATTCGCGCCCATAACGGCAGGCCCTTGGGCGTGATGTTGTGCCAGCTCTTGCCGCCATCGCGGGTCAGCTGGATCAGGCCGTTGTCGGTACCGATCCAGATCTCGTCGTTGTCCAGCGGCGAAGGCGCAATGCTGTAGATCACGCCATAGCCGCAATCGAACGCCTGCTTCGGCGTGGGGTTGCCGTTGCAGTGTTCCGGCTTGGCGGTCTTGCCGTTGAGCGGCGGGCTGATCACATTCCAGTGCTTGCCCTGGTCGGTAGTGCGGAACAGCACCTGGGCGCCGAGGTAGAGCGCGTACGGCGGCTTGGCCGAGAACGCGATCGGGGTGATCCAGGTGTAGTGGTACTTGAAGTCGGTCGGCCGTTCGCCATAGCTGCTGATCGGCCACGGCGAGACGTTCTGCACGACGCCGGTGATGCGGTTCCAACGCGACACGCGGCCGCCGAGGCCGGAGCCGAACACGATGTCCGGGTTGGCCGGATCGGGCAGGTCGTAGTCGCGTTCGTCGCCGCCGACCGGGCGCCAGTCGCGGTACGAGATCGAGCCGTAGTCGCTGCGGCTGGCGATGCCGACGGTGCCCGAGTCCTGCTGGCCAGCGTAGATCCAGTACGGGAAGCGGTTGTCGGCCGCCAGGTGATACAGCTGGGCGGTGGGCTGGTTGTACCAACTGCTCCAGGTCTGGCCGCCGTTGAGGGTGACCACCGCGCCCTGGTCGCTGGCGGTGATCATGCGCTGCGTATTGCGCGGGTCGATCCACAGGTAGTGGTAGTCGTCGCCGCCCGGGGCGCCCTTGAACACGTGCCAGGTCTTGCCGCCGTCGTCGGAGCGGCGGATCGACTGGCCCGCCGAGTAGACCCGGTCAGGGTCGGTCGGGTCGGTGGTGATGCGGCTGAAAT
This window of the Dyella sp. A6 genome carries:
- a CDS encoding lipid-binding SYLF domain-containing protein, producing the protein MFKLTLRRLLPVALVLLLPAMAAHAEDPPLVRAQNAVRVLSEIEQAPDKAIPTDLLKNAHAIAVIPDLVKAGFIFGGRRGEGLISVKRPDGSWSDPSFITMTGASVGFQIGVSSTDVVLVFRTQRGVDSIVNGKFTLGADAAAAAGPVGRNASASTDGHMHAEIYSYSRSRGLFAGVALDGGVMRIDYDANAQVYGAGITPRRIFEGGVTNVPAPVVSFRDTLEEYTSK
- the tatA gene encoding Sec-independent protein translocase subunit TatA codes for the protein MGFDSIWHWLFLLLIVLLLFGTKKLRNIGPDLGNAVRGFKKAMNGDDEADGKSKESAEKLKADPPAAAQSATQEQHDSTESK
- the tatB gene encoding Sec-independent protein translocase protein TatB; amino-acid sequence: MIEISFGKLVLLALIALIVLGPEKLPGAARTAGALLRRMRNGWESVRAEVERELEVEEIRRAAREAAKQAEAVQEQAGAVQQQVMEGTRQVREPVETAVAMMKSADPVVAKDESPADPVDPHQATLPSGEPASGRTEPAHD
- the tatC gene encoding twin-arginine translocase subunit TatC, with amino-acid sequence MTEPESGFADELQQGLFSHLLELRSRLLKAAATVILVLLALVPFANRLYAALAEPLVKRLPHGAHLIATQVTSPFLTPLKLAFYAALFISMPVILYQLWAFVSPGLYKHEKRLARPLLVAALALFYLGCAFAYFLVLPAAFRFLTAVTPQGVEMMTDITHYLDFVMLMFFAFGLCFEVPVAVVILAAVGVVDLPKLRGARRYAIVGAFAVAALVTPPDITSMVMLAIPMCLLYELGLLAVRWLVPARVQPESEEAAG
- a CDS encoding S41 family peptidase, translating into MRFSLPTLIALALVAPLGHAQTTPATQGTTATPAAASSTQAAADQAEIADVRRFARVFEIVRQAYVEPVSNKTLMNDAIKGMLSNLDPHSAYLDKQGLQQLDEDTSGQYSGLGIEVLEDDGVLRIISPIDDTPAARAGIKPGDIILKVNGTLVDSDNIDRLFQDLRGKPGSKITLTIVHRRSNKPIDMTLTRQLITVSSVKVRELEPGYAYIRISQFQEDTAPDLEKKLGALIAKHGPQKGAILDLRNNPGGLVTAAVAVSDDFLNSGTIVTTRGRLRDANLKFTAHPGDLLDGAPMIDLVNNGTASAAEIVSGALKDNHRALIVGQRTFGKGVVQTVLPLDGDHAVKITTARYYTPDGTSIQAEGIKPDIPLGDDLTVRQGDAPAALINSEADLPHHLANQNPKAGSNIDNDGSSQSAKLAVKDYELSQALNILKGLALNHAGTTAPAAK
- a CDS encoding murein hydrolase activator EnvC family protein, with product MPTLASIRPTGLVLATLLACALPAAPSPARQADSTRSEQAQTQKKLAEVRDQMKALAHQQAQTAARRDSVNAVLARQANALAAAARAVRQTDAKIAATQQQLAQLQQQQQQLQQKLHDQRAAIAALLRATYALGRGSDLRLLLGGEDVARVSRALAYSRYFQQDRAAKVQQLMGDLAKLQDLQASIATQQQALQAELASRQQQAQTLRQQRAAQQKLARQVDAQYKNQAQRLAAMKQNEQSLNHLLDKLQQAIDEAARNAARTLKPGQPGAHIANIRGGLPWPAAGPVHNYGNGVLIAAPAGSPVHAVAAGRVIYAHYLRGYGLLIIVNHGNGWMSMYGNNETLLHNVGDTVRAGTVLGTALPSTSSSTGVYFELRHNRKPVDPRAWLRRQR
- a CDS encoding nucleoside recognition domain-containing protein gives rise to the protein MLNRLWLGFFLAAAAAALSRWLFGGDEGVFAAIVAALFNMADLSVKVMVLLFGTLTLWLGFLRIAEQAGLVSGMARLLGPLFARLMPEVPRGHPAVGLITLNFAANALGMENAATPIGLRAMRELQTLNPSDTTASNAQILFLVLNASSLTLLPMTIFMYRAQAGAHDPTLVFLPILLATSASTLVGFLSVAWMQRLKLWDPVVLAWLGSGVLLLGGFIALLASLSAAALASLSGLLGNALLFGVIVLFVGVGAYRKVPLFESFVEGARQGFEVAKDLLPYLVAMLCAVGVLRASGALGFALDGIRWLVAHAGLDTRFVDALPTALVKPFSGSAARAMLIETMHHSGVDSFPALLAATVQGSTETTFYVVAVYYGAVGIRRVRHTVGCALLADLAGVLASIGVCYWFFG
- a CDS encoding methylglyoxal synthase, with the protein product MRMGLAANQLHHSHEEGALFRWLRACEGGIRELQLGLHAVGRTYDAIQRVGMLSGYAPLRRYPYGREGGLMKLVAEVVGLDDDARTLDGAIYLIDPVDPSSIFPEAVALKRQCVIHGKPFVSTVASARDWVEMERIHAGFAPDPGADNLHTLEEQTLALISHDALKPQMLAYAGEHFDLLSRFARRVATGTTGQRLNELAWSRGWPQDKPWVHRYQSGPMGGDAQIADLVLERRCQRAIFFEDPHVARQHEADIQLLERAVTTRTDTTACITSPRVAARWAEAASVRSGK